A region of Roseobacter litoralis Och 149 DNA encodes the following proteins:
- a CDS encoding dihydrolipoyl dehydrogenase produces the protein MSEYDVDVAILGAGTAGMAAYREAARQTDRIALIDGGPLGTTCARVGCMPSKLLIAAADAAHEARHTAKFGVHAGDVTVDGVAVMHRLRTERDRFVGFVKEAVDEFKDDHLIRQNARFVDDHTLELADGTRLSARTVIIATGSRPAVPSPFEVAGDRLIINDDVFDWQDLPRSVAVFGAGVIGLELGQALSRLGVRVHLFGMGNAVGPLSDPDLVAYARDTFGAEFAAHFDAETKITRDGDAVVVQWRNRNDASDTGEERFDFLLAATGRRPNLDRIGLENTSLVLNARGTPDIDPQSMQARTKSDTGAPIFVTGDAAVDLPLLHEAADEGRIAGENAARYPEVYRRVRRTGLGVVFSDPQIAIAGRGHKALSEAGIDFAYGEVSFEDQGRARVIGKDKGLLRVYGDRETGLLLGAEIIGPAAEHLGHLLAWTIESKLTVAEVLQRPFYHPVIEEGLRTALRNLAATLDFGPNPPLRCIDCGPGG, from the coding sequence ATGAGCGAATACGACGTAGATGTTGCAATCCTCGGCGCTGGCACGGCCGGAATGGCTGCTTACCGCGAGGCCGCAAGGCAAACCGACAGGATCGCCCTGATTGACGGAGGTCCTTTGGGAACAACCTGCGCTAGGGTCGGGTGCATGCCCTCCAAACTGCTGATTGCGGCGGCAGATGCCGCGCATGAAGCGCGCCATACCGCGAAATTCGGCGTTCATGCAGGCGATGTAACAGTCGACGGCGTGGCCGTGATGCACCGGCTGCGCACAGAACGCGACCGCTTCGTGGGCTTCGTCAAGGAAGCCGTGGATGAATTCAAGGACGATCACCTGATCCGCCAGAATGCGCGGTTTGTTGATGATCACACCTTGGAACTGGCCGATGGCACCCGGCTGAGCGCCCGCACGGTGATCATTGCGACAGGCTCTCGCCCCGCAGTGCCGTCCCCTTTCGAGGTCGCAGGGGATCGGTTGATCATCAACGATGATGTGTTTGACTGGCAGGATTTGCCCCGCTCGGTTGCCGTCTTTGGCGCAGGTGTGATCGGGCTGGAACTGGGTCAGGCGCTGTCGCGTCTGGGCGTGCGGGTGCATCTCTTCGGGATGGGCAATGCCGTCGGCCCGCTGAGCGATCCGGATCTGGTGGCCTATGCCCGTGACACATTCGGGGCCGAGTTCGCCGCGCATTTTGATGCTGAGACGAAAATCACGCGCGACGGTGACGCGGTCGTGGTGCAGTGGCGCAACCGCAATGATGCCAGTGACACAGGTGAAGAGCGGTTCGATTTCCTGCTGGCCGCAACGGGGCGTCGGCCCAACCTTGACCGGATCGGGTTGGAAAACACCTCGCTGGTGCTGAATGCGCGCGGCACGCCAGATATTGACCCGCAGTCCATGCAGGCACGAACCAAGAGCGACACGGGTGCACCGATCTTTGTGACCGGCGATGCCGCTGTTGATCTGCCGCTGTTGCACGAAGCTGCGGATGAAGGCCGGATCGCAGGCGAGAATGCCGCCCGGTATCCCGAAGTTTATCGCCGTGTGCGTCGCACGGGCCTCGGCGTGGTGTTTTCTGATCCACAGATCGCGATTGCCGGTCGCGGCCACAAGGCGTTGTCAGAGGCGGGTATCGATTTCGCCTATGGTGAGGTTTCCTTTGAGGATCAGGGCCGCGCGCGTGTCATTGGCAAGGACAAGGGTTTGCTGCGTGTCTACGGGGATCGCGAAACCGGGCTGTTGCTCGGGGCCGAGATCATAGGCCCGGCGGCGGAGCATCTGGGTCATCTTCTGGCCTGGACCATCGAGAGCAAACTGACCGTTGCTGAGGTTTTGCAGCGCCCGTTCTATCACCCCGTGATCGAAGAGGGCCTGCGCACCGCGCTGCGTAACCTCGCCGCCACATTGGATTTTGGTCCCAATCCGCCGTTGCGCTGCATCGATTGCGGGCCGGGCGGCTGA
- the grxC gene encoding glutaredoxin 3: MPPEITLYTKGYCPHCKAARALLAAKGVRFVNHDIDITPARRREMIARAGGRTTVPQIFIADFHVGGNSDLTALNTSGTLDALLKNKQTA, encoded by the coding sequence ATGCCCCCTGAAATCACACTCTACACCAAGGGCTATTGCCCCCATTGCAAAGCCGCCCGCGCCCTGCTGGCCGCAAAAGGCGTGCGCTTCGTGAACCACGACATCGACATCACCCCCGCGCGGCGCCGCGAAATGATCGCCCGCGCCGGCGGGCGCACCACCGTGCCGCAAATCTTCATCGCAGATTTCCACGTCGGCGGAAACAGCGACCTCACAGCCCTCAACACATCAGGCACCCTCGATGCTCTGCTCAAAAACAAACAAACAGCGTGA
- a CDS encoding response regulator, with the protein MPQHILIVEDDRTTRMRLAAYLKEQGYRVSQAENATEMDEILSADPAELLLIDINLEGKDGLTITREQRSKSRVGIILLTARDDQVDKIVGLEMGADDYVTKPFDKRELAARVKNLMARIADIGQAPQSSDQVEEFGPWCFDRIRRRLVSAARTETLTKQEFDVMSALADHPGQTLSRTRLAEMMGRKAMRSNDRMIDVVVGRLRKKLEHDPAHPEWILTEHGRGYHFVDPKSV; encoded by the coding sequence ATGCCCCAACACATCCTCATCGTAGAAGACGACCGCACAACACGAATGCGACTGGCGGCCTATTTGAAAGAGCAGGGATACCGCGTCAGTCAGGCCGAAAACGCCACGGAAATGGACGAAATCCTCAGTGCTGATCCCGCCGAACTTTTGCTGATCGACATCAATCTGGAGGGCAAAGACGGGCTGACCATCACCCGCGAGCAACGCAGTAAATCGCGGGTAGGGATCATTCTGCTGACGGCGCGCGACGATCAGGTGGACAAGATCGTCGGTCTCGAAATGGGCGCGGATGACTATGTGACCAAGCCCTTTGACAAGCGCGAACTGGCCGCACGGGTCAAGAACCTTATGGCCCGTATTGCCGATATCGGACAAGCGCCGCAAAGTTCGGATCAGGTGGAGGAATTCGGCCCCTGGTGTTTCGACCGCATCCGGCGCCGGCTGGTGTCTGCGGCCCGGACCGAGACGCTGACCAAGCAGGAATTCGACGTCATGAGCGCGCTTGCCGATCATCCCGGTCAGACGCTCAGCCGGACGCGGCTTGCCGAAATGATGGGTCGCAAAGCAATGCGCTCAAACGACCGGATGATCGATGTGGTCGTCGGACGCCTGCGCAAGAAGCTGGAACACGACCCCGCCCACCCGGAATGGATCCTGACCGAGCACGGACGGGGGTATCATTTTGTTGATCCGAAATCGGTCTGA
- a CDS encoding YeeE/YedE thiosulfate transporter family protein, with translation MTVLLTPFLLMLAFCVGYAIRRGSICAVAATQSLIVERRSRRFRAFGVAAAGAGAVIIPLHWLFPASATLSAGYPVTLQVLLAGVAFGLGARINRACALGTLAHLTGGNLVYGLTIVGMVAGATAIASVGSASESDAVLRVSPLEIPTVGAVSIWGVLVVVLIVALYRRAPRWLRNLRDPAPSRMGPYRAMLVVGVCGGLLYALAGSWTYMSVLSHRAERLVDPTLNFDGLPVVMCAMTVAIGGLMAAWRYSDFDLRFPPLMASARCLVGGAIMGASAAVIPGGNGTMLIHGLPSLAPHAIAAYAAMTLTLCLSFLIWRET, from the coding sequence ATGACTGTCCTTCTCACCCCATTTTTGCTGATGCTTGCATTTTGTGTCGGCTATGCAATCCGGCGCGGCAGTATCTGTGCGGTTGCCGCAACGCAGTCGCTGATTGTTGAACGCCGCAGCAGACGCTTTCGCGCCTTTGGCGTGGCGGCGGCAGGGGCGGGGGCTGTGATTATCCCGCTGCACTGGCTGTTTCCGGCCAGTGCGACGCTCTCCGCCGGATATCCTGTCACGTTGCAGGTGCTCTTGGCGGGCGTTGCTTTCGGGTTGGGCGCGCGGATCAACCGGGCCTGCGCCCTTGGCACGCTGGCGCATCTGACGGGCGGCAACCTTGTCTATGGGCTGACGATAGTTGGGATGGTCGCAGGCGCGACTGCGATTGCGTCCGTCGGTAGTGCCAGCGAAAGCGACGCGGTCCTGCGTGTTTCCCCCCTCGAAATACCGACCGTTGGGGCGGTTTCGATCTGGGGCGTGCTGGTTGTGGTCCTGATCGTGGCGCTTTATCGACGCGCGCCACGTTGGTTGCGCAATCTGCGCGATCCGGCACCGTCGCGGATGGGGCCTTATCGCGCGATGCTGGTGGTCGGTGTTTGTGGTGGCCTGCTTTATGCATTGGCAGGCAGTTGGACGTATATGAGCGTCCTGTCACACCGTGCCGAACGTCTCGTTGACCCGACCCTCAATTTCGATGGTTTGCCCGTGGTAATGTGTGCGATGACCGTCGCGATCGGCGGGCTGATGGCCGCGTGGCGATACAGTGACTTTGATCTGCGCTTTCCGCCCCTGATGGCCAGTGCGCGGTGTCTGGTCGGAGGGGCCATCATGGGGGCATCGGCAGCAGTCATCCCCGGAGGCAACGGCACAATGCTGATCCACGGCCTGCCGTCACTGGCCCCCCACGCCATCGCGGCATACGCTGCGATGACCCTGACGTTATGTCTGTCGTTTCTGATCTGGCGTGAGACATAA
- a CDS encoding YkgB family protein, which produces MTHVTDTPAAAVNLADLGDTVANAGTHAIRFSSAIVLGWIGAMKFTAYEAGAIEGLVASSPLTSWLYSVFSLQGASNLIGSAEIAIALLLVVGAKFPKVALLGALGALATFFVTASFLFTAPVSEPSLGGFPALSVVPGQFLLKDIVLLAAALFLSGDALRRIARN; this is translated from the coding sequence ATGACACATGTAACAGACACCCCCGCCGCCGCCGTGAACCTCGCCGATCTGGGCGACACCGTGGCGAATGCGGGCACCCATGCGATCCGCTTTTCCAGCGCGATTGTGCTGGGCTGGATCGGGGCGATGAAATTCACCGCCTATGAAGCGGGCGCCATCGAGGGTCTGGTCGCCTCCAGCCCGCTGACCAGCTGGCTCTATTCGGTGTTTTCGCTGCAGGGGGCGTCGAACCTGATCGGATCCGCCGAGATCGCGATTGCCCTGCTGCTGGTGGTGGGCGCGAAGTTTCCCAAGGTGGCGCTGCTGGGGGCCCTGGGCGCGCTGGCGACCTTCTTTGTGACGGCCAGCTTCCTGTTCACCGCGCCGGTGAGCGAGCCGAGCCTTGGCGGCTTTCCCGCGCTGTCGGTCGTGCCGGGCCAGTTCTTGCTGAAAGACATCGTCCTGCTGGCCGCTGCGCTGTTTTTGTCCGGTGACGCCCTGCGCCGCATCGCCCGCAACTGA
- a CDS encoding ATP-binding protein, with protein MRRTSFDTRLIQILSALAALSIMVGLAAIGVNRYLVRTQDALIQNNLPAIELASRIGASTEVVGSLAAAFVQADTSADLEQIATALQRTVLDIENGAQALAELSGPAAEVMQGVNANDIVVRMTANGHDELRLEDQIQRMVSAVAQDGARLDALIEAETDLARLRVTAGIADLYATPDIDPRPALDALADRYFFAFERLTELARMVDALRLQFQQVPRLTLLEDVQMAHDQLETGLTLALRRVAFLPSPRAAQEAGMLLEQQKRALQTGGLIDLSQEKIRLRTSITQDSALLQRTITELSQRARQARDAVQAAGLAQIAQARQRASLMLFGLLLLVASAIIAGVFLWLYARRQLIARLGNVSRRIVAVAGADYGAPVAISGHDEIGRLEKALNILRRRAIDAAKLRDSLEDAVIARTGDVVSEMQASDAARAAAEAANRSKTEFLARMSHEIRTPLNGIIGMLDLLEADTQDADRKARTATALKSARELLDITNDILAFSSNEDIANRGTPVHFDLRELVGQLGHQLQSLAAKKGLEAGVDLSDPAPLVVLGDVVKIRQIVGNLMSNAVKYTKRGTVTLIVDHAMDAHSGQLVLSFTVADTGVGMTREAIEHAFDAYMRADAAKRAGIEGLGLGLAISRTLTQALGGALSIESEIGLGSRFTLTVPVMRGDPARIAKDETPSSDLLLRRDVLVIDDHGVNLMVARGYLERLGCRVTEADSGTAGLQACSAGRFDLVLIDLDLPDMSGADVAAALAQQENTPLLVALTAHLIEDTPENRAMLGVARILSKPISPRALAEVLAVSTLDGTPPDFEGVLESLRSDVSDLGAQTTGQIVAEFLDDLPRAVCVILDAASEDQRKHAHRLKGAAANFHLEAFCAVLARIEAAESGADDDLRTLLNKTAQDAKSMLDKAAREAGLQTDFGSTK; from the coding sequence ATGCGACGAACGAGCTTTGACACGCGACTGATCCAAATCCTGAGCGCTCTTGCGGCCTTGTCCATTATGGTGGGCCTGGCTGCGATTGGCGTCAACCGCTATCTGGTGCGCACACAGGACGCCCTTATTCAAAACAACCTGCCCGCGATAGAACTGGCAAGCCGAATTGGCGCGTCCACCGAAGTGGTTGGATCGCTTGCTGCGGCCTTTGTTCAGGCCGACACCAGCGCAGACCTGGAGCAGATCGCCACCGCCCTGCAGAGGACGGTCCTTGATATCGAAAACGGAGCGCAAGCGCTGGCTGAACTGAGCGGGCCTGCGGCCGAGGTCATGCAGGGGGTGAACGCAAATGACATCGTCGTCCGGATGACGGCCAACGGGCACGATGAATTGCGGCTTGAGGATCAAATCCAACGCATGGTGAGTGCAGTTGCACAGGATGGTGCGCGCCTTGATGCCCTCATCGAAGCCGAGACCGACCTTGCCCGCTTGCGGGTGACCGCAGGTATCGCAGATCTCTACGCAACCCCTGACATCGACCCGCGCCCGGCGCTGGATGCATTGGCAGATCGCTACTTCTTTGCCTTTGAACGGCTGACGGAACTGGCGCGGATGGTGGACGCTTTGCGATTGCAGTTTCAGCAAGTGCCAAGGCTGACACTGTTGGAAGATGTGCAAATGGCGCATGATCAACTTGAAACGGGCCTCACCCTCGCACTGCGCCGCGTCGCCTTTCTGCCGTCACCGCGCGCGGCGCAGGAAGCCGGCATGCTGCTGGAACAGCAAAAAAGGGCGCTGCAAACAGGTGGCTTGATCGATCTGTCGCAAGAAAAGATCAGGCTGCGGACGTCGATCACGCAAGACAGCGCGTTGCTGCAGCGCACCATCACAGAGCTTTCCCAAAGGGCACGGCAAGCGCGTGATGCGGTTCAGGCGGCGGGGCTTGCGCAGATTGCACAGGCGCGGCAGCGCGCTTCGCTGATGCTTTTCGGGCTGCTGTTGCTCGTTGCCAGCGCGATCATTGCAGGGGTGTTTTTGTGGCTATACGCCCGCAGGCAACTGATTGCGCGGCTTGGTAATGTTTCACGTCGGATCGTTGCGGTGGCGGGGGCGGATTACGGTGCACCGGTTGCGATCAGCGGCCACGACGAAATCGGACGCCTTGAGAAGGCCCTGAACATCCTGCGCCGCCGCGCGATTGATGCCGCAAAGTTGCGCGATAGTCTGGAGGACGCCGTCATCGCGCGCACCGGCGATGTAGTCAGCGAAATGCAAGCCTCGGATGCAGCGCGCGCCGCAGCCGAAGCGGCAAACCGCAGCAAGACCGAGTTTCTGGCCCGGATGAGCCATGAAATCCGCACACCCTTGAACGGCATCATCGGAATGCTCGATCTGTTGGAAGCAGATACGCAGGATGCGGACCGCAAGGCGCGCACCGCCACTGCGCTTAAATCAGCGCGCGAATTGCTGGATATCACCAACGACATTCTCGCCTTCTCCAGCAATGAAGATATTGCAAACAGGGGCACTCCGGTGCATTTCGATCTGCGTGAACTGGTTGGGCAATTGGGTCATCAATTGCAGTCCCTTGCGGCGAAAAAGGGGTTGGAAGCGGGCGTGGACCTGTCGGACCCGGCACCGCTGGTTGTGTTGGGGGATGTGGTGAAGATCCGACAGATCGTCGGGAATCTGATGTCTAACGCGGTAAAGTATACCAAGCGCGGGACGGTCACGCTCATTGTGGATCATGCCATGGATGCGCATTCGGGGCAGCTCGTGCTCAGCTTTACGGTGGCGGATACCGGTGTTGGCATGACCCGCGAGGCGATTGAGCATGCCTTTGATGCCTATATGCGTGCCGATGCGGCCAAACGCGCCGGGATCGAAGGATTGGGCCTCGGCCTTGCCATTTCGCGCACGCTTACCCAAGCGCTCGGCGGCGCGCTCAGCATCGAAAGCGAGATTGGCCTTGGCAGCCGCTTTACCCTGACCGTGCCAGTGATGCGCGGGGATCCAGCACGTATTGCAAAAGATGAGACGCCATCAAGCGACCTGCTTTTGCGACGCGATGTGCTGGTCATTGATGACCATGGGGTCAATCTGATGGTCGCGCGTGGCTATCTGGAACGGCTGGGATGTCGCGTGACCGAAGCCGACAGCGGCACCGCCGGGTTGCAGGCCTGCAGTGCAGGGCGCTTTGATCTGGTCCTGATCGACCTTGATCTGCCTGACATGAGCGGCGCAGATGTGGCTGCCGCGCTTGCGCAACAGGAAAACACGCCCTTGCTGGTGGCACTCACCGCGCATTTGATCGAGGATACGCCCGAAAACCGGGCGATGCTGGGCGTTGCGCGCATCTTGTCCAAACCAATCTCGCCCCGTGCGCTGGCCGAGGTGCTGGCCGTCAGCACGTTGGATGGAACACCCCCTGATTTCGAGGGTGTTTTGGAAAGCCTGCGCAGCGATGTTTCTGACCTCGGGGCGCAGACCACCGGGCAGATCGTGGCAGAGTTTCTGGATGACTTGCCACGCGCTGTTTGCGTGATCCTCGACGCGGCTTCGGAGGATCAGCGCAAACACGCACACAGGCTCAAAGGGGCTGCCGCGAATTTTCACCTCGAAGCATTTTGCGCCGTTTTGGCCCGTATCGAAGCCGCAGAAAGTGGCGCAGACGACGATCTGCGCACCCTGTTGAACAAGACAGCACAGGATGCGAAATCCATGCTGGACAAGGCCGCCCGAGAGGCGGGGCTTCAGACCGATTTCGGATCAACAAAATGA
- the pta gene encoding phosphate acetyltransferase yields MTPLQQIMDNAVRLNRKIVLSEGEDPRVIEAAIRARQQQIARIVLVGDSDRIVSALTQAGADDLDGIEIQDPANSAHLAEMTNTYYTLRQHKGVTPEIAAQTVQNPHVFAALMVRLGHADGTLGGAVTATAEIVRTAIQVIGTAPDAKMVSSFFLMLLNQDHHPKQGVLVFSDAGLVIEPNASEMAQIAAASAVSFSKLMGETAKVAMLSFSTKGSAGGEKVSKVVEATALLRDMAPDLIVDGELQFDAAFVPEVAAAKAPGSAVEGEANVFIFPNLDAGNIAYKVAQRIGRARAVGPVLQGLAQPANDLSRGCTADDIFDMTAVTAVQSGR; encoded by the coding sequence ATGACACCGCTACAGCAAATTATGGACAACGCTGTCCGCCTGAACCGCAAGATCGTTCTGAGCGAAGGGGAAGACCCGCGCGTGATTGAAGCGGCCATACGAGCGCGGCAACAGCAGATCGCGCGGATCGTTCTGGTCGGGGATAGCGACAGGATTGTCTCCGCTCTCACGCAAGCGGGTGCCGACGATCTGGATGGTATCGAAATCCAGGACCCTGCAAATAGTGCGCATCTGGCCGAGATGACAAATACCTATTACACGCTGAGACAACACAAAGGGGTGACACCAGAGATTGCGGCGCAAACTGTGCAGAACCCGCATGTGTTTGCCGCTTTGATGGTTCGGCTTGGGCATGCCGATGGGACGCTCGGCGGTGCTGTGACCGCCACCGCTGAAATCGTGCGTACGGCAATTCAGGTGATCGGCACCGCGCCGGATGCCAAGATGGTGTCGAGTTTCTTTCTGATGTTGCTGAACCAGGACCACCATCCGAAACAGGGTGTGCTGGTCTTTTCTGATGCGGGTTTGGTGATTGAGCCGAATGCTTCGGAAATGGCCCAGATTGCTGCAGCGTCAGCAGTGTCATTTTCCAAACTTATGGGTGAAACCGCAAAAGTCGCAATGCTGTCGTTCTCAACCAAGGGAAGTGCGGGCGGTGAGAAAGTGTCCAAAGTCGTCGAAGCGACCGCTTTGCTGCGCGACATGGCGCCTGATTTGATCGTGGACGGGGAATTGCAATTCGATGCAGCCTTTGTTCCCGAGGTCGCCGCCGCCAAGGCGCCGGGGTCTGCGGTCGAAGGGGAGGCGAATGTCTTCATCTTCCCAAATCTGGATGCTGGTAACATCGCCTATAAGGTTGCCCAACGGATTGGGCGCGCGCGGGCGGTCGGACCTGTCTTGCAGGGCCTTGCGCAACCAGCCAACGATTTGTCGCGGGGCTGCACGGCGGATGACATCTTTGACATGACTGCCGTGACAGCGGTGCAATCCGGGCGTTGA
- the torT gene encoding TMAO reductase system periplasmic protein TorT, translating into MSKLVRRMFRHYGAALTGTIAAFSFALGVGLSVLPTSPKAEMRQLFCVLVPHFKDEYWLSVGFGLEQEAQRNNADLLFFEAGGYGDPAVQIDQLDACVKRGVNAIIIGAVASDHVELTNAIEQAAQTVPVFGLVNEVHSDALAGHVGVDWRDMGYVLGRHLSALHPAGSSAQTAVLVTGPPEAGWTGPLEAGLRDGLADSAVTIVDVLGADTGLRQQLALSELALERHPDASYLIASAPAIEAAIGLLATRSDADKPILMATYVNHTIKRGLMNGSVLAASFDDPMLQAQMAIRQATSEPVRSFEATGPEIVVLTRNADNLHDIRMSPADYFPALQ; encoded by the coding sequence GTGTCAAAGCTCGTTCGTCGCATGTTCAGACACTACGGGGCTGCCCTGACCGGCACAATCGCCGCTTTCAGCTTTGCGCTCGGGGTTGGCCTGTCGGTCCTCCCGACGTCGCCAAAAGCTGAAATGCGCCAATTGTTTTGCGTATTGGTTCCCCATTTCAAGGATGAGTACTGGCTCAGTGTCGGTTTTGGTCTTGAGCAGGAAGCACAGCGCAACAACGCAGACCTTCTGTTCTTTGAGGCAGGTGGGTACGGCGACCCTGCCGTACAGATCGACCAGCTTGACGCCTGCGTCAAACGCGGGGTCAACGCGATTATCATCGGTGCGGTGGCATCCGATCATGTCGAGCTGACAAATGCCATTGAACAGGCGGCACAGACGGTCCCTGTCTTTGGGCTGGTCAACGAAGTGCACAGCGATGCGCTGGCCGGTCATGTCGGTGTGGACTGGCGCGACATGGGTTATGTTTTGGGCCGTCACCTCAGCGCGCTGCACCCGGCGGGCTCGTCCGCCCAGACTGCGGTTCTTGTCACCGGCCCCCCCGAGGCTGGCTGGACGGGACCACTGGAAGCCGGACTGCGCGACGGGCTTGCCGACAGCGCTGTCACCATAGTGGACGTGCTGGGCGCGGATACCGGCCTGCGCCAACAGCTTGCGCTGAGCGAACTTGCGCTGGAGCGCCATCCCGATGCCAGCTATCTGATCGCGAGCGCACCCGCCATAGAGGCTGCGATTGGTTTGCTGGCAACCCGATCCGATGCGGACAAACCCATTCTCATGGCAACCTATGTCAACCACACGATCAAACGCGGCCTGATGAATGGCAGCGTGCTGGCTGCGTCCTTTGACGACCCAATGTTGCAAGCCCAAATGGCGATCCGGCAGGCGACATCTGAGCCTGTGCGATCTTTCGAGGCGACCGGGCCAGAAATCGTGGTTTTGACGCGCAATGCCGACAATCTGCACGATATTCGCATGTCGCCCGCGGATTACTTTCCGGCACTTCAATAG
- a CDS encoding TetR/AcrR family transcriptional regulator, with translation MQQPGRPREFDPDETLSKIMHLFWEHGYEATGLSDITKATGLGKASLYAAFGNKQSMYLKALAHYDARVVEGAVRILRAPDTAPLARIDAFLSAPLTALGDHADSRGCFLCNASADRAALDAQTATLVRTGYDKMRRAIVHALSQARPDMAQNARDQQAQLILTVYSGLRIMARSAKTLETLKPAKNAVMEILRNKPALRTLPKAHLGGLRTLSADPNRGPL, from the coding sequence ATGCAGCAACCCGGACGCCCGAGGGAATTTGACCCCGATGAGACCCTGTCGAAAATCATGCATCTGTTCTGGGAACACGGCTATGAGGCGACGGGGCTGAGCGACATCACAAAGGCCACGGGGCTGGGCAAGGCGAGCCTTTATGCGGCGTTTGGCAACAAGCAGTCGATGTATCTCAAGGCGCTTGCGCATTACGACGCCCGGGTGGTGGAGGGGGCGGTGCGCATCCTGCGCGCGCCTGACACGGCCCCGCTGGCGCGGATCGATGCGTTTCTCAGCGCGCCGCTCACGGCCCTGGGCGATCACGCCGACAGCCGCGGCTGTTTCCTGTGCAACGCCTCCGCGGATCGCGCCGCGCTGGACGCGCAAACGGCAACCCTCGTGCGCACAGGCTATGACAAGATGCGCCGCGCCATCGTCCATGCCCTGTCACAGGCACGCCCGGACATGGCCCAGAATGCGCGCGACCAACAGGCGCAACTGATCCTCACCGTCTACTCCGGCCTGCGCATCATGGCCCGATCCGCCAAAACCCTAGAAACCCTCAAACCCGCAAAAAACGCCGTCATGGAAATCTTGCGCAACAAGCCGGCTTTACGAACCCTCCCCAAAGCACACTTGGGGGGATTGCGGACGCTAAGCGCCGACCCTAATCGGGGGCCACTATAA